A single genomic interval of Dysidea avara chromosome 8, odDysAvar1.4, whole genome shotgun sequence harbors:
- the LOC136264660 gene encoding protein LSM14 homolog B-like isoform X2, translating to MSNTTPYIGSKISLISKAEIRYEGILYGIDANESTVTLAKVTSFGTEDRNAPKRIPAGNEVYEYIIFRGSDIKDLHVKPIPPKDVVVDDPAIVSSGPGADVIPTPNMPPPPPSSFQAMPLVPPPDYNQISQGQPPLVMPPLPPTVTTSDGVRVEQLPISVAAVTSTPTNVTINTTSGNSETTAASTTVTTTTTTSTKTPDDGTVAAAAAAKSNKGHKGHPQVKPNSQSGSQTRTSSQPADGSRSNKTRRNDNSTSDRRHNYPSQYYSRSGGGGYDDGYYYYDDNYYGNQRYSAQQGWGYRGSRGSRGGRYQTGGRQQSSSRGGSSQAKSTSANASKKPIKFDGDFDFESSNAKFKKDQMEEEFKQMKLVDGRKESDSDVQNQEDEDVIIDEVEEGEVVESTTTDPGIFYDSSKSFFDNISCEANKTSSDRRPTRNEERTLNSETFGFSNPRGPRSRGRSRNYGSYQNQGSYYYQGRGRGGYRRGGQYYNASRPSNPRGRSRSTQDQS from the exons ATGAGTAATACAACGCCGTACATAGGCAGTAAAATCAGCCTAATTTCAAAAGCAGAAATTAGATACGAAGGAATCCTCTATGGCATCGACGCAAACGAGTCTACAGTCACGTTGGCTAAAG TGACATCTTTTGGGACTGAGGACAGAAACGCCCCTAAGCGAATACCAGCGGGCAATGAAGTTTATGAGTATATTATATTTCGTGGTAGTGATATTAAGGATCTCCACGTTAAGCCAATACCGCCTAAAGATGTGGTAGTTGATGATCCTGCCATAGTATCT TCAGGTCCAGGGGCTGATGTCATTCCAACGCCAAACATGCCACCACCACCCCCTAGTTCGTTCCAAGCTATGCCACTTGTCCCACCACCCGACTACAACCAAATATCACAAGGACAACCACCACTTGTAATGCCTCCACTCCCTCCCACAGTTACTACCAGTGATGGTGTTAGAGTGGAACAGCTGCCTATTAGTGTGGCGGCTGTTACTTCAACTCCTACAAATGTTACTATTAATACAACATCTGGTAATAGTGAAACTACTGCTGCTAGTACCACTGTGACCACAACAACGACGACAAGTACGAAGACACCAGATG ATGgcacagtagcagcagcagcagcagcaaaatCTAATAAGGGGCACAAAGGACACCCGCAGGTTAAACCAAATTCTCAATCTGGTAGCCAAACTAGGACCAGTAGCCAGCCAGCAGATGGATCAAGGAGCAACAAGACAAGACGTAATGATAACTCTACCAGTGACAGACGACACAACTACCCATCACAATATTACTCACGTAGTGGAGGGGGTGGTTATGATGATGGGTATTATTACTATGATGATAATTACTATGGTAACCAGAGATACTCAGCACAACAAG GCTGGGGATATAGAGGGTCGAGGGGATCAAGAGGGGGACGTTACCAGACAGGAGGTCGTCAACAATCAAGCAGTAGAGGTGGCAGTAGTCAAGCTAAGTCAACGTCAGCAAATGCATCAAAGAAACCAATCAAATTTGATGGTGACTTTGATTTTGAGAGCTCTAATGCAAAGTTTAAGAAGGATCAAATGGAAGAGGAGTTTAAACAAATGAAACTTGTTGATGGAAGAAAGGAGTCTGACTCAG ATGTACAGAATCAAGAAGATGAAGATGTCATAATTGATGAGGTGGAAGAAGGGGAGGTAGTCGAATCAACAACCACTGACCCTGGGATATTCTATGATTCATCTAAATCATTTTTTGATAATATTTCATGTGAAGCTAACAAAACTTCCTCAGACAG AAGACCTACTCGTAATGAGGAGAGAACTCTCAATTCTGAAACATTTGGGTTCAGTAATCCAAGAGGTCCAAGGAGTCGTGGTCGAAGTCGGAATTATGGCAGTTATCAAAATCAGGGTAGTTATTATTATCAAGGTAGAGGTCGTGGAGGTTACAGACGTGGCGGTCAATACTATAATGCCAGTAGGCCTAGTAACCCTCGTGGCCGAAGCCGATCAACACAG GATCAATCATAA
- the LOC136264657 gene encoding uncharacterized protein isoform X2: MEVDWGRTIAQWELARGIPPSVERVHKELAIIYGLTCMAVKKRNGAFMEACENSIHQFLNRIDVVLCSGSDNSLNNSALSRLHCLCVKQLPQVKELLSLTMLWRLIVVFIILALSTGYENDTLAMVDLLNESSASTEPCVRKTALIVCCMLHPDHCESSMTDSNMSETVLYNRGCKLFSNSEWDVAIATVQTCVHSSDILVVSAVNVLIGCCHAKQGRLQMALCYMQKAMKCDIRIIVYALHNLIQVFKASSNNDGEMEASKLLYQALYNKEDTTDSVKYQWSAYWLMDRTSTRSSLQVSSLAIPSPDILNDLVVQAYHYACRAHYLRRFDVAVEMLHTLVDNTTLPIDSDYLPSPSQLVVELCHSLVCAGLYHDAIQRCDKLIQLLTQYTLHCKDSKLHNITNDDILRVIMHAKLLLYKGEALWHLGKPHEAVIQYRRGLQTLTVIERCNSYGKQCDQLATQFFNNLSLVLIGLGKDAEALPLLIEAIERDPATIRIINKNI, encoded by the exons ATGGAAGTCGATTGGGGAAGAACAATTGCGCAGTGGGAGTTAGCAAGAG GTATCCCACCAAGTGTAGAACGTGTACACAAAGAACTGGCAATAATTTATGGCCTCACTTGTATGGCTGTGAAGAAACGAAATGGTGCCTTTATGGAAGCTTGTGAAAACTCTATCCACCAGTTTCTTAACAGAA TTGATGTAGTTTTATGTAGTGGGTCAGATAATTCTCTGAACAACAGTGCACTAAGCAGGCTACACTGTCTCTGTGTAAAGCAGCTGCCTCAAGTAAAAG AACTGTTATCACTGACCATGTTATGGAGACTGATTGTTGTCTTCATAATACTAGCACTCTCTACTGGATATGAAAATG ATACACTGGCCATGGTTGATTTGTTGAATGAATCTAGTGCTAGTACAG AGCCGTGTGTAAGGAAAACTGCGTTGATTGTTTGCTGTATGCTTCATCCTGATCATTGTGAGTCTTCTATGACAGACAGCAACATGTCTGAAACTGTTTTGTATAACAGAG GTTGTAAACTATTTTCTAATTCAGAATGGGATGTTGCTATAGCAACTGTTCAGACGTGTGTACATTCATCTGATATTCTTGTTGTGTCAGCTGTGAATGTTTTGATTGGATGTTGTCATGCTAAAcag GGAAGACTACAGATGGCATTGTGCTACATGCAAAAGGCCATGAAGTGTGATATCCGGATAATAGTATATGCTCTCCACAATCTAATTCAAGTGTTTAAGGCTTCATCCAACAATGATGGAGAAATGGAAGCATCTAAATTACTATATCAA GCACTTTATAATAAAGAAGACACAACAGACAGTGTAAAGTATCAATGGAGTGCTTATTGGTTAATGGACAgaacttcaacaagatcatcTCTGCAAGTTTCCAGTCTGGCCATTCCATCTCCTGATATCCTCAATGACTTAGTTGTACAAGCTTATCACTATGCTTGTAGAGCTCATTATTTAAGAAG GTTTGATGTTGCTGTTGAAATGCTTCATACTCTTGTTGACAATACCACATTACCTATTGACTCTGACTATTTACCGTCACCTAGTCAACTTGTAGTTGAATTATGTCACAGCCTAGTATGTGCCGGGTTGTACCATGATGCCATACAAAGATGTgataagttgatacaactattaACACAGTATACATTACACTGCAAAGACAGCAAACTCCATAATATCACAAATGATGATATTCTCCGTGTGATAATGCATGCTAAGTTGCTACTATACAAAGGAGAAGCGTTGTGGCATTTAGGCAAACCCCATGAAGCAGTAATTCAGTATCGCAG AGGATTACAGACACTCACAGTCATCGAAAGGTGTAACAGTTATGGTAAACAGTGTGATCAATTAGCTACTCAGTTTTTTAATAATCTGTCGCTTGTTTTGATTGGGTTGGGTAAGGATGCTGAAGCATTGCCTCTTCTTATTGAAGCCATTGAAAGAGACCCAG
- the LOC136264660 gene encoding protein LSM14 homolog B-like isoform X1: MSNTTPYIGSKISLISKAEIRYEGILYGIDANESTVTLAKVTSFGTEDRNAPKRIPAGNEVYEYIIFRGSDIKDLHVKPIPPKDVVVDDPAIVSQSGPGADVIPTPNMPPPPPSSFQAMPLVPPPDYNQISQGQPPLVMPPLPPTVTTSDGVRVEQLPISVAAVTSTPTNVTINTTSGNSETTAASTTVTTTTTTSTKTPDDGTVAAAAAAKSNKGHKGHPQVKPNSQSGSQTRTSSQPADGSRSNKTRRNDNSTSDRRHNYPSQYYSRSGGGGYDDGYYYYDDNYYGNQRYSAQQGWGYRGSRGSRGGRYQTGGRQQSSSRGGSSQAKSTSANASKKPIKFDGDFDFESSNAKFKKDQMEEEFKQMKLVDGRKESDSDVQNQEDEDVIIDEVEEGEVVESTTTDPGIFYDSSKSFFDNISCEANKTSSDRRPTRNEERTLNSETFGFSNPRGPRSRGRSRNYGSYQNQGSYYYQGRGRGGYRRGGQYYNASRPSNPRGRSRSTQDQS; this comes from the exons ATGAGTAATACAACGCCGTACATAGGCAGTAAAATCAGCCTAATTTCAAAAGCAGAAATTAGATACGAAGGAATCCTCTATGGCATCGACGCAAACGAGTCTACAGTCACGTTGGCTAAAG TGACATCTTTTGGGACTGAGGACAGAAACGCCCCTAAGCGAATACCAGCGGGCAATGAAGTTTATGAGTATATTATATTTCGTGGTAGTGATATTAAGGATCTCCACGTTAAGCCAATACCGCCTAAAGATGTGGTAGTTGATGATCCTGCCATAGTATCT CAGTCAGGTCCAGGGGCTGATGTCATTCCAACGCCAAACATGCCACCACCACCCCCTAGTTCGTTCCAAGCTATGCCACTTGTCCCACCACCCGACTACAACCAAATATCACAAGGACAACCACCACTTGTAATGCCTCCACTCCCTCCCACAGTTACTACCAGTGATGGTGTTAGAGTGGAACAGCTGCCTATTAGTGTGGCGGCTGTTACTTCAACTCCTACAAATGTTACTATTAATACAACATCTGGTAATAGTGAAACTACTGCTGCTAGTACCACTGTGACCACAACAACGACGACAAGTACGAAGACACCAGATG ATGgcacagtagcagcagcagcagcagcaaaatCTAATAAGGGGCACAAAGGACACCCGCAGGTTAAACCAAATTCTCAATCTGGTAGCCAAACTAGGACCAGTAGCCAGCCAGCAGATGGATCAAGGAGCAACAAGACAAGACGTAATGATAACTCTACCAGTGACAGACGACACAACTACCCATCACAATATTACTCACGTAGTGGAGGGGGTGGTTATGATGATGGGTATTATTACTATGATGATAATTACTATGGTAACCAGAGATACTCAGCACAACAAG GCTGGGGATATAGAGGGTCGAGGGGATCAAGAGGGGGACGTTACCAGACAGGAGGTCGTCAACAATCAAGCAGTAGAGGTGGCAGTAGTCAAGCTAAGTCAACGTCAGCAAATGCATCAAAGAAACCAATCAAATTTGATGGTGACTTTGATTTTGAGAGCTCTAATGCAAAGTTTAAGAAGGATCAAATGGAAGAGGAGTTTAAACAAATGAAACTTGTTGATGGAAGAAAGGAGTCTGACTCAG ATGTACAGAATCAAGAAGATGAAGATGTCATAATTGATGAGGTGGAAGAAGGGGAGGTAGTCGAATCAACAACCACTGACCCTGGGATATTCTATGATTCATCTAAATCATTTTTTGATAATATTTCATGTGAAGCTAACAAAACTTCCTCAGACAG AAGACCTACTCGTAATGAGGAGAGAACTCTCAATTCTGAAACATTTGGGTTCAGTAATCCAAGAGGTCCAAGGAGTCGTGGTCGAAGTCGGAATTATGGCAGTTATCAAAATCAGGGTAGTTATTATTATCAAGGTAGAGGTCGTGGAGGTTACAGACGTGGCGGTCAATACTATAATGCCAGTAGGCCTAGTAACCCTCGTGGCCGAAGCCGATCAACACAG GATCAATCATAA